In the genome of Candidatus Microbacterium phytovorans, one region contains:
- the nadD gene encoding nicotinate-nucleotide adenylyltransferase produces the protein MATARAPRIGVMGGTFDPIHHGHLVAASEVAESFDLDEVLFVPTGRPWQKEDVTESEHRYLMTVIATASNPRFTVSRVDIDRAGPTYTIDTLRDLKKQRPDADLFFITGADAIAQILGWRDHDELWDLAHFVAVSRPGHELRTDGLPSEDVSQLEIPALSISSTDCRQRVRRGHPVWYLVPDGVVQYIAKHHLYRSQA, from the coding sequence ATGGCAACGGCACGCGCTCCGCGTATCGGGGTGATGGGTGGGACGTTCGATCCCATCCATCATGGGCACCTGGTAGCGGCCAGCGAGGTGGCCGAGTCGTTCGATCTCGACGAGGTCCTCTTCGTTCCCACGGGACGGCCGTGGCAGAAGGAAGACGTCACCGAGAGCGAACACCGCTACCTCATGACGGTCATCGCGACAGCCTCCAACCCTCGGTTCACGGTGAGTCGCGTCGACATCGATCGAGCGGGGCCGACCTACACGATCGACACCCTCCGCGACCTGAAGAAGCAGCGGCCAGATGCCGACCTGTTCTTCATCACGGGTGCCGACGCGATCGCACAGATCCTCGGATGGCGCGACCACGACGAGCTGTGGGATCTGGCTCATTTCGTCGCCGTATCCCGTCCGGGACACGAGCTCCGGACCGATGGGCTCCCCAGCGAGGATGTGAGTCAGCTGGAGATTCCCGCCCTGTCGATCTCCTCCACCGACTGCCGCCAGCGCGTACGTCGAGGCCACCCGGTGTGGTACCTCGTCCCGGACGGCGTGGTCCAATACATTGCGAAGCATCACCTCTACCGGAGTCAGGCATGA
- a CDS encoding glutamate-5-semialdehyde dehydrogenase — protein MTTIATTAEERLLRAKDAARQIGLLDDARKAAVLSSIATSISAHRDAILAANAEDVRRGKENGLSAGLIDRLTLDDGRIASLADAVRAVAHLPDPVGRILDERTLANGVTLQKVSVPFGVVGSIYEARPNVTVDIAALALRSGNAVVLRGGTAAQASNAALVTAMRDALADEGVDPEAIQTVDDFGRDGARALMNARGVVDVLVPRGSAELIETVVTQSTVPVIETGAGVVHIVLDSSAPLEWARDIVVNAKVQRPSVCNAVETLLVVADAAERLLPDVTSALRSHGVTIHGDERARAIVPDAVPTTDADWATEHMSLDISVRVVDDLDEALAHIRRYSTQHTESIVTADEEHAERFLAEVDSAVVMANASTRFTDGGEFGFGAEVGISTQKLHARGPMGLPELTSTKWLARGAGQIRA, from the coding sequence ATGACGACGATCGCCACGACCGCCGAGGAACGCCTGCTGCGAGCAAAAGACGCCGCTCGCCAGATCGGTCTCCTCGACGACGCCCGCAAGGCGGCGGTGCTGTCATCGATCGCCACGTCGATCTCAGCCCACCGCGACGCCATCCTCGCCGCGAACGCGGAGGATGTCCGGCGCGGCAAGGAGAACGGCCTCTCGGCGGGCCTGATCGATCGCCTCACCCTCGATGACGGGCGGATCGCCTCGCTGGCCGACGCAGTCCGAGCCGTCGCCCACCTGCCCGACCCCGTGGGCCGCATCCTCGATGAGCGCACGCTGGCGAACGGCGTCACGCTCCAGAAGGTCTCGGTCCCGTTCGGCGTCGTGGGCTCCATCTACGAAGCTCGCCCCAACGTCACCGTCGACATCGCCGCGCTGGCGCTGCGTTCGGGCAATGCGGTGGTACTCCGCGGCGGCACCGCCGCACAGGCATCCAACGCCGCTCTCGTCACTGCCATGCGCGACGCGCTTGCCGACGAGGGGGTGGATCCGGAGGCAATCCAGACCGTCGACGATTTCGGGCGCGACGGGGCGCGCGCCCTGATGAATGCGCGCGGTGTGGTGGATGTGCTCGTCCCGCGGGGGAGTGCGGAGCTCATCGAGACCGTCGTCACGCAGTCGACCGTTCCCGTCATCGAAACGGGTGCCGGTGTCGTGCACATCGTGCTCGACTCGAGCGCACCGCTGGAGTGGGCACGCGACATCGTCGTGAACGCGAAGGTCCAGCGCCCGAGCGTCTGCAATGCCGTGGAGACACTGCTGGTCGTCGCCGACGCCGCCGAACGGCTCCTGCCGGACGTCACATCCGCTCTACGCTCGCACGGCGTCACCATCCACGGTGACGAGCGTGCGCGCGCGATCGTGCCGGACGCCGTTCCGACGACCGATGCGGATTGGGCGACCGAGCACATGAGTCTCGATATCTCCGTCCGTGTGGTCGACGACCTGGACGAGGCTCTCGCGCACATCCGCCGATACTCGACGCAACACACCGAGTCGATCGTCACGGCCGACGAGGAGCACGCCGAGCGGTTCCTCGCGGAAGTCGACTCCGCCGTCGTCATGGCCAACGCCTCGACGCGGTTCACCGACGGAGGCGAGTTCGGGTTCGGGGCAGAGGTCGGCATCTCGACACAGAAACTCCACGCGCGCGGGCCGATGGGGCTTCCCGAACTGACGAGCACGAAGTGGCTCGCTCGCGGCGCCGGGCAGATCCGCGCATGA